One Danio rerio strain Tuebingen ecotype United States chromosome 22, GRCz12tu, whole genome shotgun sequence genomic window carries:
- the si:ch211-274k16.2 gene encoding uncharacterized protein si:ch211-274k16.2 isoform X2, producing MKRLVLMMFSLIFLNGASGEIVESVSVTVGDSLTLHTKVNQMELGSVLEWRFEKKMIALINSDPNKITHVITNTSDRLELNRQSGNLKIMNVKMADSGLYELDIISPSGSTSNIFNVIVINKASDGVRVESVRERDSVILPTGLNQIRRDDRLTWKFEGTIIAQINQTGIFPHDVLDGRFKNRLHLNPWTGSLTITNVKSNTSGEYVLDISKSSSGFTTHKTFSVTTIDGDNMVSTTEGTTVILASGVFEIHQDDVIIWRSEHGDSVIAKISNGTFSTFDGADGRFRDTLKLDHQTGSLTIRNIKTEHAGLYHMDMIGSRRTVFKRISLSVCPRDWSVCLIAVVAVAFLLLVLAGVILVRGKMGCCCSDHGEKRTEDGMKIMELKGKGRKMNRI from the exons gtGCATCTGGTGAGATCGTTGAGTCCGTATCAGTGACTGTGGGAGATTCTTTGACCCTCCACACTAAAGTTAATCAAATGGAGCTGGGTAGTGTGCTGGAATGGAGGTTTGAAAAAAAGATGATAGCTTTGATCAACAGTGACCCCAATAAGATCACACATGTCATTACTAATACTAGTGACAGACTGGAGCTGAACAGGCAGAGCGGAAACCTCAAAATCATGAACGTCAAAATGGCAGACTCTGGACTTTATGAACTGGACATTATCAGCCCCAGTGGGTCGACTTCCAATATTTTCAATGTCATTG TGATCAATAAAGCATCAGATGGAGTAAGGGTTGagtcagtgagagagagagactctgTCATTCTGCCGACTGGTCTTAATCAAATACGGAGAGATGATCGGCTGACCTGGAAGTTTGAAGGCACAATCATTGCTCAAATTAACCAAACTGGAATCTTTCCTCATGATGTTCTTGATgggagatttaaaaacagactgCATTTAAACCCATGGACTGGATCACTCACCATTACTAACGTCAAATCAAACACTTCTGGAGAATATGTGTTAGACATCAGTAAGAGCAGCAGCGGATTCACCACACACAAGACATTCAGTGTTACTACCATTG ATGGAGATAATATGGTGTCAACGACGGAGGGAACTACTGTCATTCTCGCATCTGGTGTTTTTGAAATACATCAAGATGATGTGATAATATGGAGGAGTGAACACGGAGACTCCGTCATAGCAAAAATCAGCAATGGCACCTTCTCTACATTTGACGGAGCTGATGGGAGATTCAGAGACACGCTGAAGCTGGACCAtcagactggatctctgaccatcaggAACATCAAAACCGAACACGCTGGACTTTATCACATGGATATGATCGGCAGCCGTCGCACCGTATTCAAGAGAATCAGCCTTTCTGTCTGTC cacGGGATTGGTCTGTATGTCTTATAGCAGTAGTTGCTGTTGCTTTTCTGCTGCTGGTCTTGGCTGGAGTCATTTTGGTTCGAGGAAAAATGGGATGTTGTTGCTCTG ATCATGGAGAAAAACGGACTGAAGACGGAATGAAGATCATGGAATTAAAGGGGAAAGGCAGGAAAATGAACAGaat ttga
- the si:ch211-274k16.2 gene encoding mast/stem cell growth factor receptor kita isoform X3, producing MPYKGASGEIVESVSVTVGDSLTLHTKVNQMELGSVLEWRFEKKMIALINSDPNKITHVITNTSDRLELNRQSGNLKIMNVKMADSGLYELDIISPSGSTSNIFNVIVINKASDGVRVESVRERDSVILPTGLNQIRRDDRLTWKFEGTIIAQINQTGIFPHDVLDGRFKNRLHLNPWTGSLTITNVKSNTSGEYVLDISKSSSGFTTHKTFSVTTIDGDNMVSTTEGTTVILASGVFEIHQDDVIIWRSEHGDSVIAKISNGTFSTFDGADGRFRDTLKLDHQTGSLTIRNIKTEHAGLYHMDMIGSRRTVFKRISLSVCPRDWSVCLIAVVAVAFLLLVLAGVILVRGKMGCCCSDHGEKRTEDGMKIMELKGKGRKMNRI from the exons gtGCATCTGGTGAGATCGTTGAGTCCGTATCAGTGACTGTGGGAGATTCTTTGACCCTCCACACTAAAGTTAATCAAATGGAGCTGGGTAGTGTGCTGGAATGGAGGTTTGAAAAAAAGATGATAGCTTTGATCAACAGTGACCCCAATAAGATCACACATGTCATTACTAATACTAGTGACAGACTGGAGCTGAACAGGCAGAGCGGAAACCTCAAAATCATGAACGTCAAAATGGCAGACTCTGGACTTTATGAACTGGACATTATCAGCCCCAGTGGGTCGACTTCCAATATTTTCAATGTCATTG TGATCAATAAAGCATCAGATGGAGTAAGGGTTGagtcagtgagagagagagactctgTCATTCTGCCGACTGGTCTTAATCAAATACGGAGAGATGATCGGCTGACCTGGAAGTTTGAAGGCACAATCATTGCTCAAATTAACCAAACTGGAATCTTTCCTCATGATGTTCTTGATgggagatttaaaaacagactgCATTTAAACCCATGGACTGGATCACTCACCATTACTAACGTCAAATCAAACACTTCTGGAGAATATGTGTTAGACATCAGTAAGAGCAGCAGCGGATTCACCACACACAAGACATTCAGTGTTACTACCATTG ATGGAGATAATATGGTGTCAACGACGGAGGGAACTACTGTCATTCTCGCATCTGGTGTTTTTGAAATACATCAAGATGATGTGATAATATGGAGGAGTGAACACGGAGACTCCGTCATAGCAAAAATCAGCAATGGCACCTTCTCTACATTTGACGGAGCTGATGGGAGATTCAGAGACACGCTGAAGCTGGACCAtcagactggatctctgaccatcaggAACATCAAAACCGAACACGCTGGACTTTATCACATGGATATGATCGGCAGCCGTCGCACCGTATTCAAGAGAATCAGCCTTTCTGTCTGTC cacGGGATTGGTCTGTATGTCTTATAGCAGTAGTTGCTGTTGCTTTTCTGCTGCTGGTCTTGGCTGGAGTCATTTTGGTTCGAGGAAAAATGGGATGTTGTTGCTCTG ATCATGGAGAAAAACGGACTGAAGACGGAATGAAGATCATGGAATTAAAGGGGAAAGGCAGGAAAATGAACAGaat ttga